From Macrobrachium rosenbergii isolate ZJJX-2024 chromosome 22, ASM4041242v1, whole genome shotgun sequence, the proteins below share one genomic window:
- the LOC136850386 gene encoding uncharacterized protein, producing MKNLLITTWIAFLFYPYGISADCQQVFSESSGIFTSPNYPTNYPSSTTCTYVFNTGSKISITCQKFNLQGKRASGSCRDFLQIHDTNILSKKYCSTTGPQNYITTTAYVTVIFKSDASINRPGFKCTYENVNTAAAAAAAAATTTTTSSTAVPDLLKKALNAYNSGSCSTSTQNKCGCTNPVSQFYSTITGNYRIVAATGIPNHVFDQGQQKPNPNKGCEHRSFIAIPVNPVKGSTYKAYGVGPVGIAISGAFFYNPLSSPQGDIAVFNEQASLDTCNGRTDQICRYYYDQVPVCIPGDSSCANVGYMRDGFPVYTFCTHPTKNRYLKSCYYKTSGDGSNQNNYTFNTTAKNNGDCDLDEANGFTFPDQRGYAYIFTADYPFITPGYYGTQLSDICYLY from the exons ATGAAGAATCTCCTGATTACCACATGGATTGCTTTCCTCTTTTACCCTTATGGGATATCGGCC GACTGTCAACAAGTTTTCAGTGAATCCTCTGGAATATTTACCAGTCCTAATTATCCTACCAACTATCCATCTTCGACCACCTGCACTTATGTATTTAATACTGGATCCAAAATTTCCATAACTTGTCAGAAATTTAATCTTCAGGGAAAAAGAGCCTCAGGAAGTTGCCGAGACTTCTTACAGATTCATGATACTAACATTCTGTCAAAAAAATACTGTAGCACTACAGGTCCACAGAATTACATTACCACCACAGCTTATGTCACAGTCATTTTCAAGTCTGATGCTAGTATAAACAGGCCTGGGTTCAAGTGTACTTATGAAAATGttaacacagcagcagcagcagcagcagcagcagcaacaacaacaactacctCTAGTACTGCTGTCCCAGACTTGCTGAAGAAAGCTCTCAATGCATACAACAGTGGCTCTTGCTCTACAAGCACACAAAATAAATGCGGGTGCACTAACCCTGTTTCACAATTCTACAGTACTATCACTGGTAATTACCGGATTGTGGCAGCTACTGGCATACCCAACCATGTATTTGACCAAGGCCAACAAAAGCCAAATCCGAACAAAGGCTGTGAGCACAGAAGCTTCATTGCCATCCCAGTGAATCCAGTCAAAGGCTCCACCTACAAAGCGTATGGAGTGGGGCCTGTGGGAATTGCAATTTCTGGAGCGTTTTTCTACAACCCTTTAAGCAGCCCTCAAGGAGACATTGCAGTTTTCAATGAGCAAGCAAGTCTTGACACCTGCAACGGACGCACCGACCAGATCTGCCGCTACTACTATGATCAGGTTCCTGTGTGCATACCTGGCGACTCTAGCTGTGCAAATGTTGGTTACATGAGAGATGGGTTCCCTGTGTATACATTCTGCACCCATCCAACTAAAAACCGTTATCTCAAGAGTTGTTATTATAAGACAAGTGGAGATGGAAGTAATCAAAACAATTATACCTTTAATACAACTGCCAAGAATAATGGTGACTGCGATTTGGATGAAGCCAATGGCTTCACCTTTCCTGATCAACGTGGGTATGCTTACATCTTCACTGCGGACTACCCATTCATCACGCCTGGTTATTACGGCACACAGCTAAGCGACATTTGTTATTTGTATTAG
- the LOC136850658 gene encoding uncharacterized protein, protein MILTLSKKYCSTIGPQNYITTTAYVTVIFKSDASINRPGFKCTYKNVNTAAAAATTTTTSSTAFPDLLQKALNAYNSGSCSTSTQNKCGCTNPVSGFYSTITGNYRIVAATGIPNHVFDQGQQKPNPNKACEYRSFMAIPVNPVKGSTYKAYGVGPVGIAISGAFFYNPLSSPQGDIAVFNEQASFDTCNGRTDQNCRYYYDQVPVCIAGNFSCANVGYMRDGFPVYTFCTHPTKNRYLKSCYYKTSGDGSNQNNFTFNITAKNNGDCDLDEANGFTFPDQRGYAYIFTADYPFITSGYYGTQLSDICYLY, encoded by the coding sequence ATGATACTAACATTGTCAAAAAAATACTGTAGCACTATAGGTCCACAGAATTACATTACCACCACAGCTTATGTCACAGTCATTTTCAAGTCTGATGCTAGTATAAACAGGCCTGGGTTCAAGTGTacttataaaaatgttaacacagcagcagcagcagcaacaacaacaactacctCTAGTACTGCTTTCCCAGACTTGCTGCAGAAAGCTCTCAATGCATACAACAGTGGCTCTTGCTCTACAAGCACACAAAATAAATGCGGGTGCACTAACCCTGTTTCAGGATTCTACAGTACTATCACTGGTAATTACCGGATTGTGGCAGCTACTGGCATACCCAACCATGTATTTGACCAAGGCCAACAAAAGCCAAATCCGAACAAAGCCTGTGAGTACAGAAGTTTTATGGCCATCCCAGTGAATCCAGTCAAAGGCTCCACCTACAAAGCGTATGGAGTGGGGCCTGTGGGAATTGCAATTTCTGGAGCGTTTTTCTACAACCCTTTAAGCAGCCCTCAAGGAGACATTGCAGTTTTCAATGAGCAAGCAAGTTTTGACACCTGCAACGGACGTACCGACCAGAACTGCCGCTACTACTATGATCAGGTTCCTGTGTGCATAGCTGGCAACTTTAGCTGTGCAAATGTTGGTTACATGAGAGATGGGTTCCCTGTGTACACATTCTGCACCCATCCAACTAAAAACCGTTATCTCAAGAGTTGTTATTACAAGACAAGTGGAGATGGAAGTAATCAAAACAATTTCACCTTTAATATAACTGCCAAGAATAATGGTGACTGCGATTTAGATGAAGCCAATGGCTTCACCTTTCCTGATCAACGTGGGTATGCTTACATCTTCACTGCGGACTACCCATTCATCACGTCTGGTTATTACGGCACACAACTAAGCGACATTTGTTATTTGTATTAA